In the genome of Oncorhynchus nerka isolate Pitt River linkage group LG27, Oner_Uvic_2.0, whole genome shotgun sequence, the window CAGTGCACGCGACTCAGTGGTGGCTGgacatggaaataaaagtcaTTTGGCCCAACGCCCAACGCAAAGTAAATCATGCTGCTGCCTAATGCTCTCAAACACTTCCTCAttagaacacacacgcacacacgcacacacacacacgcagacgcacacgcacacgcacacgcacacgcacacacacacacacacacacacacacacacacacacacacacacacacacacacacacacacacacacacactcttccacATAACAGCAGCACCCTTTTTAACACCTGTGTTATTCCTTAGTCGATGCAGATCAAAGCTTGTTCACACCATGATAGTCCTTCCTGCTGTCCTCTAACGGGGAATCTCTTCTCTCAGGAACTATGTAGCTGAATGAGAGATGCTGAATGAGAGATGCTGAATGAGAGATGCTGAATGAGAGATGCTGTGAAGATTGCcgatggttctctctctctctctctctctctctctctctctctctctctctctctctcgctctctctctcattctcccactcctctctctatctctctctctctaccctctctgctGTGGGTTGGTTGAGCTTCCCACCATGCCAGTAGTGGTTGGTTGAGTTTCCCACCATGCCGGTGGTGGTTGGTTGAGTTTCCCACCATGCCGGTGGTGGTTGGTTGAGTTTCCCACCATGCCGGTGGTGGTTGGTTGAGTTTCCCACCATGCTGGGGGTGGTTGGTTGAGTTTCCCACCATGCTGGGGGTGGTTGGTTGAGTTTCCCACCATGCTGGGGGTGGTTGGTTGAGTTTCCCACCATGCTGGGGGTGGTTGAGCTTCCCACCATGCTGGGGGTGGTTGGTTGAGTTTCCCACCATGCTGGGGGTGGTTGGTTGAGTTTCCCACCATGCCAGTAGTGGTTGGTTGAGTTTCCCACCATGCTGGGGGTGGTTGGTTGAGCTTCCCACCATGCTGGGGGTGGTTGGTTGAGCTTCCCACCATGCTGGGGGTGGTTGGTTGAGTTTCCCACCATGCTGGGGGTGGTTGGTTGAGTTTCCCACCATGCTGGGGGTGGTTGGTTGAGCTTCCCACCATGCTGGGGGTGGTTGGTTGAGCTTCCCACCATGCTGGGGGTGGTTGGTTGAGCTTCCCACCATGCTGGGGGTGGTTGGTTGAGTTTCCCACCATGCTGGGGGTGGTTGGTTGAGCTTCCCACCATGCTGGGGGTGGTTGGTTGAGCTTCCCACCATGCTGGGGGTGGTTGGTTGAGTTTCCCACCATGCTGGGGGTGGTTGGTTGAGTTTCCCACCATGCTGGGGGTGGTTGGTTGAGTTTCCCACCATGCTGGGGGTGGTTGGTTGAGCTTCCCACCATGCTGGGGGTGGTTGGTTGAGTTTCCCACCATGCTGCGGGTGGTTGGTTGAGTTTCCCACCATGCTGGGGGTGGTTGAGCTTCCCACCATGCTGGGGGTGGTTGAGCTTCCCACCATGCTGGGGGTGGTTGGTTGAGCTTCCCACCATGTAATGTAAGTGGTATGTGAGATCTTCTGGTGATCATTTCAGAAAATACATTTTCCCTTGAACACCAGCTTACCAGCGGAGATGTTCTAATTTACGTTTTCCTGTCTGGCTTCAGGCTTCGTTGTAGCatttaagtttttttttaaaattctgtGCCAAATATGATTTAGCTAAATGGACCTAGGCTGATGCTTTGATTCTGGAACCATGTCAGCCTGTCCGACAGCAACAACAAGGCTTTGGCCAaattgagacacacacacacgcaggcatacacacacacacactatcagccAAGCTTTGATTACAGTCTGCTCTTATGTGCACCACAATATATCCATTCACTGCCTTCTGTTCCTCTCCTAtctcccctccttttctctctcctctcccctccttttctctctcctttctctctcccctccctcctctctctctctctctctctctctctctctctctctctcccatcttttcttctctccctccctcccctcccttcttctcttccctcctctcctctctcctttctcccctcctttcctctctcctctctctctctctctctctcccatcctctcttctctcccctcccttcttctctcccctcctcacaacatctcttctcaccccctcccctcctctcatctctcccccaaCTCACCCCCCCTCCTTCAGTGTGATAggttctatctgtccatctctgaTTGTCTGCAGGCCCAGATCTTTCTACACTACTCCTTTCTTATTTTCCCCAGCCATACTTCTGCAACCTCTACATAATTCAAGGTTGTTTTTTTAatgataatatataatatacacatAAACTATTTTGATGAACTCTCCCGATGTTAATAATACTTTAGTCAGAACCAAAAACATAAGTCAGACGGTATCTTAGATTTCTACAATGGTAGAAGGGGTAATGGCATCTTTTGGACTAGGTGGTGGTAGGTGGTATCTGGTATCCCCATTAAACAAGTGTGGTTCAAATCACAGCAAATCAaagcaaatgttattggtcacatgcacatatttagcagatgttattgcgggtgtagcaaaaatgcttgtgttcctagctccatccGTGCAATAATATCGaataattcacaacaatacaggcaaatttaaaagtaaaagtatggaattaagaaatatataaatatcagGATGAGCAATGTAGGAGTGGCATtaactagaatacagtagaatacagtatgtacatatgaaatTAGAAAAGCCACATGTAAACATTATGAAGGTGactagtgtttcattattaaagtgaccagtgattccatgtctttgtatatggggcagcagcctctaaggtgcagggttgagtaaccagtgattccatgtctttgtatagggcagcagcctctaaggtgcagggttggcAGATtccagcctctaaggtgcagggttgagtaaccagtgattccatgtctttgtatatagggcagcagcctctaaggtgcagggttgagtaaccagtgattccatgtctttgtatatagggcagcagcctctaaggtgcagggttgagtaaccagtgattccatgtcatGTCTTTGATTccatatagggcagcagcctctgattccaggtgcagggttgagtaaccagtgattccatgtctttgtatatggggcagcagcctctaaggtgcagggttgagtaaccagtgattccatgtctttgtatatggggcagcagcctctaaggtgcagggttgagtaaccagtgattccatgtctttgtatatggggcagcagcctctaaggtgcagggttgagtaaccagtgattccatgtctttgtatatagggcagcagcctctaaggtgcagggttgagtaaccagtgattccatgtctttgtatatggggcagcagcctctaaggtgcagggttgagtaaccagtgattccatgtctttgtatatggggcagcagcctctaaggtgcagggttgagtaaccagtgattccatgtctttgtatatggggcagcagcctctaaggtgcagggttgagtaaccgggtggtagacGGCTAGTGATGGCCAAGACGtgatgatgatgagagggaggaaggtggagggaggaatacagggaggcagagagagagagggagggagagggagggagggaggtgttcagttcaGAAGAGATCAGCAGTGTTGATAATGGTACTAGCAGCAGTAGGGTGAGATAGAcagcaataaagagagagagagagagagacgtcacCTCTCCTATACAGGGGACTGTTTGTGacaccacctctccctctcttcccctctccctctcttcctctctccctctcttcccctcctcccctctccatctactcccctctcccactcctctcttcccctctccctctcttcctctctccctctcttcccctcctcccctctccatctactcccctctcccactcctctcttcccctctccctctcttcctctctccctctcttcccctcctcccctctccatctcttcctctctccctctcttcctctcctcccctctcactctcattttcttcccttctccctctcctctcttcctctcttcccctcaacttctcttccactctccctctccctctcttcccttctccccctcctctcttcctctcttcccctcaacttctcttccactctccctctcctctcttcctctcttcccctcaacttctcttccactctccctctcctctcttcctctcttcccctcaacttctcttccactctccctctccctctcttcccctctccctctcctctcttcctctcttccccttttttctcttccactctccctctcctctcttcctctctcctctcttcctctcctctcttcccctctccctctcctctcttcctctcttcccctcaacttctcttccactctccctctcctctcttcctctctcctctcttcccctctcctctc includes:
- the LOC115123218 gene encoding basic salivary proline-rich protein 4-like, yielding MVGSSTTPSMVGSSTTPSMVGNSTNHPQHGGKLNQPPPAWWEAQPTTPSMVGNSTNHPQHGGKLNQPPPAWWETQPTTPSMVGSSTNHPQHGGKLNQPPPAWWETQPTTPSMVGSSTNHPQHGGKLNQPPPAWWEAQPTTPSMVGNSTNHPQHGGKLNQPPPAWWEAQPTTPSMVGSSTNHPQHGGKLNQPLLAWWETQPTTPSMVGNSTNHPQHGGKLNHPQHGGKLNQPPPAWWETQPTTPSMVGNSTNHPQHGGKLNQPPPAWWETQPTTTGMVGNSTNHHRHGGKLNQPLLACYIVPERRDSPLEDSRKDYHGVNKL